One Sulfitobacter sp. M39 genomic window, ACGTCGAAAGTTGCCGGCACAGAGCGTGGCGTAACCGAACCAGAGCCCACATTCTCCACCTGTTTCGGCGCGCCCTTTATGCCCCGTCGTCCAGAAGTTTATGGAAACCTTCTACGCGAAAAGATCGCCGACCATGGCGCGACATGTTGGCTTGTGAATACTGGCTGGACTGGCGGTGCATATGGCACAGGTAGCCGGATGCCAATCAAGGCGACACGGGCATTGCTAACGGCCGCGCTTGAAGGCTCGCTCGCGGGGGTTGAATACCGCAAAGATCCAAACTTCGGCTTTGACGTACCTGTTTCTGTGACCGGTGTCGCTGACATTCTACTTGATCCGCGTCGGACCTGGGACAATCCCGAATCCTACGATCGCCAAGCCAATAAACTTGTCACGATGTTCGCCGAGAACTTTGAGCAATACCTCCCCTACATTGATGAGGATGTAAAATCCGCTGCGATTGGATAAGCCTATCAGAGCCGCGCAAAAGCGCGGCTCTTTTCTTTCGTGCTAAGCTGCCTTCGAAGACCTGTCTGACAGCGGCATATCAAGTATGAAGCGTAGGTCGTCGCGCCCCATGTAGGCCATAAATCCCTCGACTGGGGTGTCATTGCCCTGAATGAACCACCGCAACGTGCCAGGTTCCGTATGCATATACCCATGACGCGCAGGAAAACCCTTATAGACCACTGAGTTTGTCATAAATGCGATAACGTGATCCGGGTCCCAATGCTGCATTGCCTGCCAAAAGGCATATCGCCCCAGCACGGACGAGAGACCTGCATTTCTGAACTCCCGTGGCGTCGTTCCCACCCAGAATTCACCATGATAACAAACATCCCCGGTGATACGATGAGCTCCCGGCCCCGCACGATAGCGCGAGCGTAGAAAGTCAATGTCGACACCGGGTGGCGGGAATTCCACGAACGAACGCCGTAGGTACTCTGACAGTTTTACACCTTTCAAATCCAGCATCCGCATTGCCTGCGTATGCATAACGTCCCCGTTGATGTTTCGCCCAACGATCCAGAAGGCGTTGGTTTCGTTCAGGTCGTGCGCCGCTGGGTCGAACGGCAGGCCAAGCAAATGATCTGGGCGCGCGTCTGATAATATCGTCTTATAAACCTCAAAATCATAACCGACCGTTAATGTGATGCCGGCTTCATGCAAAAGCGCGGCGCTACTGGCGATGAACCTTTCTCCGTCGTGAAAACTCAACAAGGTCATAATGAACTCTCCTTTGATGCAAGCTGATCAAAGGTTAGCTTATCTGCCGAAAATTTTCTTTGAATTTTCAGAAGTCGGCTAGAAGCCGACAATGGCATCCTCTGGCATTCCCGCCATCACATCTTGATCCAGTCCGGAAATGGTCACATTTCGCGATCTATCCACAGCCGAGATCAAGGCAAAACTTCCGTCAGGGAAACGGCTCGCCATTAAAAGTCGCTTATAGGCCAACGGGATAAGCTCCCCCCCTGCAGTACTTCTTGGCATCTGCGTGACAACCTCGTCGAGGCGGACCCCGCCGTTCGCCTGAACCTCACGAAAGGGAAAATCCAACATCGCTTCAAACTCTGGCCCACCGGGGAAATTCCCCAACGGACGCCCGATGCTGCTCCGTGCATTTTCCCAACCCCACCAACTTGTGTAAAATGATTCTTGTCCGACCTCGATACAAATCCAACCACTGGGGGAATCCCTGTAGACCAAAACATAAGGCCGAATTTGTTGAAAATTTTCGTGCTCCAATCGACCTTCGCTTCGGACCCAGGCGGAGAATGCCTCTTTAATCATCTGCGATTCGCCATCCCATATCTGGGTGAGAGGCCGCTGTTGCTGATAGAAGTTCCACCCATTCGGCGTCTCGTGCGAAAGACGCAATAGGCCACCGCTGCTACGGGTATTGCCTTGTATCCAAACCTTTCCGCGGGCCAGAAACTCGCGTGCTTCGGGCAAAGCTTCTTCACCACGGAGTGTTAGTCGATACCGGCGCTCATCGACCTCAAACATCGGTGCGCCTAAATACTCTTCGATTTGGGCAATGTGACGCCGCACTGTTTGCCTGGTACTGCCTAACAGACGCACCGCTTGGCTTAGGTTCAACGTGTCCGCGAGAACAGTAAAAGATCTAACCATTTCATACAGTAAGGGCGGAATCCGGTCTACATCAAGATCAACTGGCTTTTGGCTGTCGATACTGTTCATAAAGCACCAGTGGTAAATCAATCATACATTAACGCATTATTCATAATACATGCGTGGCCACTTTGTAACCACAAATTGAATAAATCTATCCAATTGAACGGGAAGAGAGATTTGGGGATGACTATTTCAACAACAACCGGAGGTAATGAAAATGTCACATCCAGTGGATATCCACGTTGGCAAAAAACTAAAACAAATTCGCACGCTGCGTCGGCTTTCCCAAACTGATGTTGCAAAGCGCCTAAAGCTGTCGTTTCAACAAATTCAAAAGTACGAAATTGGATCGAACCGCGTTGCCGCCAGCCGCCTGTTTGAACTGTCTCAGATTTTAGACGTAACGCCCGCGTATTTCTTTGAAGGCCTTCACGACAACACCAATGACGCCCCAGCGTCAGACCCAAGCATTGAAATTGTGAGCGCGCTTGCCGCGATACATGATGACGCGCTGAAAACGCGCATTGTCACCTTTATCGAAGACGTCTCTGGGTTGACCGTCGCACGTCAGGGATAGGTTTTACCCCAAAAGCCCCCGACGCACCAAGTTTGCGCCAGCAACTAACAAGATGACCAGCGTCGCTTTTTTAAACGATGCTTGGTCAATCTTGTCCATCACACGACCACCAAGCCACATCCCCAGCAACGCTGGCAGGATCATCGCCGCTGAAAATGGAGCGGTTTCCGCGCGCAAAACGCCTGAGCCAAAGTGCGAGAAAAGCAGCAGCACAGCACCAAGTCCGTAAATGACACCTTGAACGCGCATCTGGTCATGCTTTGGGGTA contains:
- a CDS encoding helix-turn-helix domain-containing protein, with amino-acid sequence MNSIDSQKPVDLDVDRIPPLLYEMVRSFTVLADTLNLSQAVRLLGSTRQTVRRHIAQIEEYLGAPMFEVDERRYRLTLRGEEALPEAREFLARGKVWIQGNTRSSGGLLRLSHETPNGWNFYQQQRPLTQIWDGESQMIKEAFSAWVRSEGRLEHENFQQIRPYVLVYRDSPSGWICIEVGQESFYTSWWGWENARSSIGRPLGNFPGGPEFEAMLDFPFREVQANGGVRLDEVVTQMPRSTAGGELIPLAYKRLLMASRFPDGSFALISAVDRSRNVTISGLDQDVMAGMPEDAIVGF
- a CDS encoding helix-turn-helix domain-containing protein, yielding MSHPVDIHVGKKLKQIRTLRRLSQTDVAKRLKLSFQQIQKYEIGSNRVAASRLFELSQILDVTPAYFFEGLHDNTNDAPASDPSIEIVSALAAIHDDALKTRIVTFIEDVSGLTVARQG